Proteins encoded together in one Anopheles darlingi chromosome 3, idAnoDarlMG_H_01, whole genome shotgun sequence window:
- the LOC125953332 gene encoding integrator complex subunit 8 produces MDLLKPRTVPLSEETILWFEFLLKPALLTKHLSKPNPDPSPTALITQFLSIVPEGQNPHEPSSVPTPTAGDPPETAGKLMPPSDGLRYTKKQLALKILALKVAAFIRWDLDQLERSLPVARQVQLLGDLCSIMAGKMVVLPLSLVHEPPSAGADGSKHALTFALTLYHRWVLRAQVLRAAAIKTAKPFVGHSQSVPDPAAFTLRDESSLSALEPFTQHSIDFLTQLVQEPQAFRVLTYDSFVPLDANAGSMQQRFDAALAIRPCELRTQIHYDLCMYYLYVQRYELARQNVLLCKENFTEWQREIEPDGSRALYCTVDVDALQAYLLACGVTGEPDGLLQRLHESILNHYSDIVVILKEDNIRREIPMTQRKLLELNIEGYNAIGSTDGNPVEQKELELAVVALNIIRYVMDGENILSCNVALQKYKHQQAKLIESLFQYADEQFNQFGQADQALLRRYFFGLVTLYGAELGNAIEGFVRTYPKIVSEQELQDYRQQRSEPDTQLSGIAVQSDWIIPETKNVRLEVGQLERQLISCTSASAVRKLLVKLAGTNPSKPLFTINPSWTVPYALEQILIPLQRGFLQDFAYILIGKARELTARKDYSTAVTLLTVLKNETQRPELAGNPLVTKLGKMVAWEGVLVQVQQVLEEWPRKPTDQQALIRSCKQCLNTLLASGTGELVPHGKVVEHCAALLLNCNEWNSLQLQPDKRYPGLELCSALAQAFLDIEKFKGTKKTSREAWELVLPMFLNPPGSRQRQLPSDGPLVQLIVKLRDPLVISLLLSLLSRIHNILKDETNLDISAEYLFLWPTNLNNTSIYNLKLVSEALHLLLNQALRYYPNNIPWIKLKGDLEYVSNNHEAAMRCYVTVLISGTEYCTVHAQRPLLDDVLVRRMIKCSSNLGCFVQAAVMCQFFDEPDYGLAFKSISEKAANSADAMDSYYSCIWDPTLLEFIVNWHQKKGEHMRRLQASSFLAQLELNANSNDEIKREAAAVRKNRFLRSLAKQYMC; encoded by the exons ATGGATCTCTTGAAACCCCGGACGGTGCCCCTGTCGGAGGAGACGATATTGTGGTTCGAATTTCTTCTAAAACCCGCTCTCCTCACAAAACACCTTAGTAAACCGAACCCCG ATCCCTCACCCACCGCGTTGATCACGCAGTTTCTCTCCATCGTGCCGGAGGGCCAAAACCCGCACGAACCCAGTAGCGTCCCCACGCCGACTGCCGGAGACCCTCCCGAAACAGCCGGTAAACTAATGCCACCGTCCGATGGACTGCGATACACGAAAAAGCAGCTTGCCCTCAAGATACTGGCCCTGAAAGTGGCCGCCTTTATTCGGTGGGATTTGGATCAGCTTGAGCGCAGCCTTCCCGTGGCTCGCCAGGTGCAGTTGTTAGGGGATTTATGCAGTATCATGGCCGGTAAGATGGTCGTATTGCCGCTGTCCCTCGTGCACGAACCACCGTCTGCCGGTGCGGATGGATCCAAGCACGCTCTGACGTTCGCTCTCACACTCTACCATCGCTGGGTGCTGCGAGCTCAGGTGCTACGTGCGGCCGCTATCAAAACCGCCAAACCTTTCGTCGGTCATTC TCAATCGGTTCCAGATCCGGCGGCGTTTACCCTACGCGATGAGTCCTCCTTGTCGGCACTGGAGCCCTTCACACAGCACAGTATCGACTTTCTAACGCAGCTGGTGCAGGAACCGCAAGCATTTCGCGTCCTCACGTACGATTCTTTCGTTCCGCTCGATGCGAACGCGGGCAGTATGCAGCAGCGGTTCGACGCTGCCCTTGCCATCCGACCCTGTGAACTGCGGACGCAGATACACTACGATCTCTGCATGTATTATCTGTACGTGCAGCGGTACGAGCTAGCACGACAGAACGTCTTGCTGTGTAAGGAGAACTTTACCGAGTGGCAACGGGAAATCGAACCGGACGGTTCACGTGCCCTATACTGTACGGTCGATGTGGATGCGCTTCAGGCGTATCTGCTAGCGTGCGGTGTTACCGGTGAACCGGATGGGCTGCTACAGCGACTGCATGAATCCATCCTGAACCACTACTCCGACATCGTGGTCATCCTGAAGGAAGACAACATTCGGCGCGAAATCCCGATGACCCAACGGAAGCTGCTCGAGCTTAACATCGAGGGCTACAATGCGATCGGTAGCACGGACGGTAATCCGGTCGAGCAGAAGGAACTCGAACTAGCTGTTGTGGCGCTCAACATCATCCGGTACGTGATGGATGGCGAGAACATACTGAGTTGCAATGTGGCGCTCCAAAAGTACAAACACCAACAGGCGAAGCTGATCGAGTCACTGTTCCAGTACGCGGACGAACAGTTTAATCAGTTCGGACAGGCAGATCAAGCGCTATTGCGTCGCTACTTCTTCGGTCTCGTAACGTTATACGGTGCTGAACTTGGAAATGCCATCGAGGGTTTTGTGCGCACGTACCCGAAGATAGTGTCAGAGCAGGAGCTGCAGGACTATCGGCAGCAGCGGTCCGAGCCCGATACGCAGCTGTCCGGAATTGCGGTGCAGAGCGATTGGATCATTCCGGAAACAAAAA ATGTCCGGCTAGAGGTAGGCCAGCTAGAGCGACAGCTCATCTCCTGTACCTCGGCCAGTGCGGTCCGCAAACTACTGGTTAAGCTGGCCGGTACGAATCCTTCGAAACCACTGTTCACCATTAACCCCAGCTGGACGGTACCGTATGCGCTCGAGCAGATCCTGATTCCTCTGCAGCGGGGCTTCCTACAGGACTTTGCGTACATTCTAATTGGTAAGGCACGTGAGTTAACCGCACGCAAGGACTACAGTACGGCCGTAACGTTACTAACCGTGCTGAAGAACGAAACGCAGCGTCCTGAGTTGGCTGGCAATCCGCTCGTCACCAAGCTCGGCAAGATGGTGGCCTGGGAGGGGGTACTGGTCCAGGTGCAGCAGGTGCTAGAAGAGTGGCCCCGTAAGCCGACCGATCAGCAGGCACTGATACGCAGCTGTAAACAGTGCCTGAACACGCTGCTTGCCAGTGGTACTGGGGAACTGGTTCCGCATGGTAAGGTGGTCGAACActgtgctgctctgctgctgaaCTGTAACGAATGGAATTCGTTGCAACTGCAACCGGATAAGCGATACCCGGGGCTGGAGCTGTGCTCGGCCTTGGCCCAAGCATTCCTGGACATCGAGAAGTTCAAGGGCACAAAGAAGACGAGCCGTGAAGCCTGGGAGCTGGTGCTGCCCATGTTTCTCAATCCGCCGGGGTCAAGACAGCGACAGCTACCCTCAGACGGGCCACTGGTACAGTTGATCGTGAAACTGCGCGATCCACTCGTTATTTCGCTGTTGCTTTCGCTACTCTCGCGGATACACAACATATTGAAGGATGAAACAAATCTGGACATTAGCGCCGAGTACCTATTCCTGTGGCCTACTAATCTGAACAATACCTCGATCTACAACCTGAAGCTGGTATCCGAAGCACTGCATCTGCTGCTCAACCAGGCGCTCCGCTACTACCCGAACAACATCCCGTGGATTAAGTTGAAAGGTGATCTGGAGTACGTGAGCAACAATCACGAGGCCGCCATGCGCTGCTATGTTACAGTGCTAATCTCCGGTACCGAGTACTGTACAGTGCATGCGCAGCGGCCACTACTAGACGATGTGCTTGTTCGGCGTATGATCAAGTGCAGCTCGAACCTGGGTTGCTTTGTGCAGGCCGCCGTCATGTGTCAGTTCTTCGACGAACCGGACTATGGGCTCGCATTTAAGAGTATTAGCGAGAAAGCGGCTAATAGTGCAGACGCGATGGATTCGTATTATAGCTGCATCTGGGATCCAACGCTGCTCGAGTTCATCGTCAACTGGCACCAGAAGAAGGGCGAGCATATGCGCCGGCTGCAGGCC AGCTCGTTCCTTGCGCAGCTGGAGCTGAACGCGAACAGTAACGATGAGATCAAGCGAGAGGCCGCTGCCGTACGGAAGAACCGCTTTCTACGATCACTCGCCAAGCAGTACATGTGCTAA